The Sulfurimonas sp. genome includes the window CCATTAAAGGTTGTACTTTTTACAAAAGTATAATGAATCTGGTCGAGGAAGATAACCTTATCTCCAATTTTTAAAGCTTCATCAAATGAATAATTACCCATAATATCACCTGCTAAACAAGTATTGCCAGTAAGTCTATAAGTATATTTTTTATCATTCGCTACAGATGCACCATCAACTTCTGCTCGATATGGCATAGCAAGAGTATCTGGCATATGAGCTTCTGCTGATGTATCTAAAATTGCTATCTTCATTTGATTGTCTACAATATCAAGAACACTACTAACTAAAACACCTGTTTGCCAACCAACTGCCTCACCTGGTTCTAAATATACTTCTACATCATATTTAATTTTAAATTTTTTTATAAGTTTTATTAGTTTATCTACATCATAACCTTCTTTAGTTATATGATGACCACCACCAAAATTAATATATTTTAAATTTTTAAAATACTTCGCGAAATTTTCTTCAAAAACTATTAAAACTTCTTCTAATTTGTCTGCACCCTGCTCACATAAAGCATGAAAATTTAGTCCATCTATATGCTCTAAAACTGCCTCATCAAAATTTTTAATAGTCGTACCTAAGCGGCTATAAATTCCACATGGATTATATATCTCTTCTGGGGAGACTGAATGTTCAGGATTGATACGCAAAGATATACTTATATTTGGATTTATATTTTTAACTCTTTGAGCATATTTTAAAAGTTGATTTGGTGAATTAAATACTATATGATTTGAGATTTTTGCTATTTCATCTATCTCTTCATCTTTAAAAGCGAGAGAATAAGTGTGAACTTCTTTTTTAAATTCTTCATGAGCTAGTCTAGCCTCATACAAACCACTAGCTGTACAACCATGAAGATACTTTGATACTAAAGGAAATGTACTCCACATAGCAAAACCCTTAAGTGCCAAAATAATCTTAGCTCCACTTTTTTTTTGAACATAATCTAAGAGTTTCAAATTAT containing:
- the nspC gene encoding carboxynorspermidine decarboxylase, which encodes MRTILKKLLLNLENHILNSIKTPCYICYEELLENNLKLLDYVQKKSGAKIILALKGFAMWSTFPLVSKYLHGCTASGLYEARLAHEEFKKEVHTYSLAFKDEEIDEIAKISNHIVFNSPNQLLKYAQRVKNINPNISISLRINPEHSVSPEEIYNPCGIYSRLGTTIKNFDEAVLEHIDGLNFHALCEQGADKLEEVLIVFEENFAKYFKNLKYINFGGGHHITKEGYDVDKLIKLIKKFKIKYDVEVYLEPGEAVGWQTGVLVSSVLDIVDNQMKIAILDTSAEAHMPDTLAMPYRAEVDGASVANDKKYTYRLTGNTCLAGDIMGNYSFDEALKIGDKVIFLDQIHYTFVKSTTFNGIKLPSLAIINKENKLKIIKNFGYKEYKNRLS